The region AAAAAATCAAGGGTGAAGGTTGGAATCCCACTCTTGATGTAGATGGtctatttattgtaccctcatcTAATAGATATGTTCTCTTATTGGTCCTCATCAGTTCTCGCTTGTTACTGCTAGCTCTTCTGGTTTCAAACTAATCAGACAAGAATTGGCCAGTCATGCCACaggttaatggtttatggtttatgggggtttaatgtcccaaagcgactcaggctatgagggacgccctagtggagggctctggataatttcgaacacctggggttccttaacgtgcactgacatcgcacagtacataggcctctagaatttcacctccactgaaatcCGAATGCAGCAGCCGGGAtgaaatccgcgtctttcgggtcagcagctgagtgccataaccaccgagcctcCGCCGCGGCCTGTGCTGCAGGTCTTACCAGTAAAAGAAAGCTAGGGCATATAGCCACATTGGCTGCTCTTCTCACATTCAGTTTCTATTGAGTGTGCTCATAAGAGCTGTGTGAACCCCTGCGGTGTTGGAGAACCCACTTGATGAACCCGGCAGGTGTCATGTACAATAATCAGCAAAGATGACAGGTTGTGTTCATTGCAGGACAGAGGTCTCTAATCCAAAGAGTAGAATCTCAGTTATATGATCATGGTTACTACAAATTCGTAATAGCccctggccagagtgcattgtgtacagtGTGCCTGATTTGGGTGTTCCGAGCACCCTTTCACACTGCTGCGGATTATATGGACATCTGAGCTATGACCGCACCTTCGAGCACTAAGCAGGCTGTTCACATTGCCTACGTCACGATCAGCTGTTGCAAGATATAGTACCGCGAGCAATAAATGGTGGCATGTGGCCGTAATTAAATCCCATGGGCCGCAAACAGGTCTGCGTGAATGTATTTCCTGAGCTTCTGCATATGGATTTTGTTGGTTTTGGATGACATGAATTTCTGATGATAAGAATATTTTTGTGATCTCATGAGGATCATATCATCTAGATTCTGCTGTAACTCTCTCCTATGCCAGCCACAGCCACCCTACTTCAGCTAAACGGCTTGAATTCATCTCTGTACCAATGCCCTCATCTGCTGTTAGGCCATCAGTAATTATTTGCCCTGCATGTGTTTTTCCCTGCCTGTTCCTGTACACTAAAGTTCATTGCCTCCTCCTAATTTTAGGTAAAACATCGCtaactttcatttttttctctaatCCTTGTAATTTTCTTTCCACGTCATACTGCTACGCCCACTGTCTTTTTTCCCCACAACAATATGCAACAGTTTCATACGTTTCCAAATTCCTGTGAGCTTGTTTCTGCAGCTCCCCTTAAGCTATTTAGTAATTTACAGGTGATGGCGACAGAAAGGCAAATTTGAaaatttatatatataaaaaacacATGTCAAAGGTTTATTTACTTAATCCCAAATTAACAATTTGCGATTGCGTGCAGAGGAATAAACATGCAGAGGCAAAAATGGGTGCTGTGTCAACACTACGTCGAAAGAGCACGCACTGACCCTGAGAATGTGTGAGGTTTGCATCTGGCCACTCTGTGCGACAAATTCGGCTGCCCATAATACTTAAAAAAAATGATGCACCTGTGAAAATCACCTGAAACAAGAAATACTGTTTCCAGTTGAAAAACCACTTGCTtcttatttcattttttattccaGCCAGTAGTGGTGTCACAGGAAAGCACGAGGGTTAATTACTGGTAATGGGGTCTAATGTCCCAAactggctcaggctatgagggacgctgtactggagggctgcagataatttcgaccacctggggttctttaacgtgcactgtcatcgcacagtacacgggcctgtagaatttcttctTTATCAAGATGCAACCGCCGaaaccgggatcgaacctgttTTTTTCGGCTgggcatcataaccactgagccaccgtggcgactAAAGAGGGATGATTATTGCTTACGTGTGGCGAAGTGCTCTACGTTTCGTCATATTAGGTTATAGTTGGGTTGTACAGCTGATGTGAACAGGTCTTGTATGTGATTATTGACCTGTGGGTCTAAAGATTAGTATGCAGAAAACCAcggtaatgttcagcagtctccaAAAGgagcagcagtttacaattggcagcaaggtgctggaagtagtaagagaatacatctacttagggcagctaAGTAGTGACCACAGACCCCGATCACGAGAGTGaattaactagaagaataagaattgggtggaaagtatttggcatgttctctcagatcatgaatggcagtttatcaatatccctcaagagaaaagtaaacaAGAGCTATATCTTAACAGCcaagtactcacctacggggcagaaacgtaaaggctaacgaaaagggttcagcttaagttaaggacaacgcaatgagccatggaaagaaaaatgataggtgtaacgttaagagaccggaagcgggcatagtgggtaaggaacaaacgtgggttaatgacatcctagtcgaaatcaagaggaaggaatgagcttgggcagggcatgcaatgtgaaggcaagataaccgatggcccaTAAGGGTAGCagactgaattccaagagaagggaagcgtagcaggggcagcagaaagttaggtgggcggatgagattcagaagtttagGAGGGTAGGgtggcacagctggcaaaggacagggttaattggagtggcatgggagaggcctttgccctgaagtaggtgtagtcagtctgatgatcaTTATTGCACACGCAGAAACCACAGGGCATGTAGAAACACAAAAGGCGTGTGGCAGCAAATAATAAAACGTTTATTATTTTCAAAGGCAGCAATATACATGCCAAATAAGTAAAGAAATAAAATGCATAAAAATTATTCTCATGCAGTCAGGAAGAAACAAGATTTCTTTCTAAACCAGCCAAATAAATGGGACGCTCACACATGCATTGTGGCAAGTCTCTTACATTAGCCATGTACACTTATGTCTGTACTTATCAGTAATACAACAATCCTTCTAAATCTAAACTAAATCTAAACAATCCTTCACATGTGCACCCACACCAACTTTAATGCAAACAACGTTGCTATCCCGTGCTTGCTTACTAACTTTCAGTGTTCATGCTTGTGATAGCACATGGTCCTGTTTGCCTGGAACAAAAGAATATTACAAAGAACTCTGCATTAGCACTGAACAAACTGCATTTCTTTAGCAACTGTTTTTTACCTAGACCTTCTCATTAGCTTTTTTGCACAGATTTGCCATTGGTTCGGGTCTGTGAACAAGTGGTCATAAAGAGTAATCATCAGACTTGTATGGATGTTACAATATATATAAAAGCCTGTTCATGCACACACTCTCTTTGAACACAATCACTGCCTGGAATAAAAAAGATTTAGCTGTGATATTGTCAACTGTCTTCTATTTGTTCTCTCCTTTGCATTGTTTCTGCATATACACTCAAGGATCAACCCACTAGACAAGTGCAAACTCATTGAGATTCCTGAAATGAGATAGATGCTAGTATTGGCTCGCAGATGCATGCATTGTAATGTGCCCTAGTCAACTACCTAAATTATGAACAGGCACTTCGAAGATTTTTATTATACTGAATACATGTATTTATGACACAGCTTCATAGCATGCACCCTCTAAAATATTTCTCGGAATTTATAGGAAGTGTGGTAGCACTTTCAATCACAGTGGTGCACTGTTAATTCAAGTAATAGTTACAActtagaagggtgagggttcgggctagtgggtagtcaacatgaggatcagcgccaaataaagttcattcagtggaagtCTAGCGCTTGTgctgtgtcccctcaattgtgtgcgctatggattcTCATGTTAGTTACAAATATGCAGCACTAGCCTAGGTGTCTCTTCTATTCATTGCTTCCTGCTAATAGAAACAATAAATCACTAATGTTGCTGTCAGCCTGAAAATGAATGTGCTCTAACAGAGCAAATCAAGTTTCTTTGGCAAATGCCTCAGTGCATATTATGATCGTATTAAGGGAAGCAACAGAAGTATGGAGATCACGTGTGTTCGGTTACCagtggtggcatgtggttgttttaataattggtttttttaatagttgtttttttctggggggggggggggggaaggaaatggcgcagtatctgtctcatatatcgttggacacctgaaccgcgccgtaagggaagggataaaggagggagtgaaagaagaaacgaagagatagatgccgtagtggagggctccggaataatttcgaccacctggggatctttaacgtgcactgacatcgcacagcacacgggcgccttacttTAGAATTAAGTATCTTTCAGCCAAAAAATGATTACACTTCTAACTGCCCATTGATCAAAACCCCAAATTAATAAACACTTCACAATTCACCTATTGTTTCCATGGTTTTTGTGACTGTTGGCCTCCTTAAGGGGGTAGGTACGTGGCTTTGAAATCACGAAAATCTAGAAAAAAATTTAACTTCAGAAAACAGCATATTAACTTCAGAAAACAGCATATTTTGTATCGATAATACCTTTCTAATtaagcttctcttttttttcccccacaaACAGCCTAGAAGTGACTTTAAGAAATGTTTTTTGTGACCGTAGAAGCAAGAAATTAACTGGCTGAGATCTCCGTGAAAGCGCCAGTTTTTCAAAATTGTTATCTTTTTTTTGCTGAATGCCCTGCTTGCAGCAAGCCTAGCATGGCAATGGCTTCATGGATATTTATATGGTTTGCTGCATTGTGTTAGTTGATCAATTTTTTGTGCAGTGACATTCCTATATTCCTGAATTACTTTCTCATTTTTCACTCTGTCACTTATTTGACATAATGTTATTGTGTACATTATGCAAGCATgttctgtgtaaaaaaaaactcaggGTGATAAAAATGCTTGGAGAGTGGCACCGCATGAATCAATGTTCATGCAGCATATGTGGCTAAAATTAAAGAGCGACTTTAGGCTCCCGTGTCGTTGTAAACAtaagtttcttactattaacagcaagaaactctatggttgTAAAGCCAGGCTTTCCGCAAGCTTAGCATAGCAATATGAAAGTCAAAATTTATAATCCTAAAACTTCTGAAGATATATGAGTAAAAGTTCGTAATTATTTATTTAGTGCACTTCCTTATTCAATGAGCGAAATTTCACCGCTCTACacacagaaacacacacacacacacaaataataAAAATTCACTTCCGAAACCCGCGTCCTCCGTTAATATGAATGTCATAAAAAATCCCATTTCGCGTCACATTCGAAACAGGACCACGCCGTCGAAATGTCTTCTGACACTGAGCTGTGCCTCGAAGCGAACACAGCTGTTCGAATGCCCGCGCAACTGTGACGAGCCTCGTCGTTCTAGGGAGCGACAGAGGCAACAGATGTTGTATTTTGTAAAAATAAAACTAAcaatacaataaaataaacatttaaaTTATTTCGCTATTAAAAACAAACACTTTCAATAAACAAGATCTTGTTGATTTTTTAATAACATGACAGGTAACATGCTTGAGTAACTCGGACAGCTTGAGCAGGCCTCTGTGTAAACTGTCACAAATGCACTAAGTCACCTGACTGCGGCCTGCTTTCGGCAAGGAGCGCGACGCTGGTCTTGTGACTGATTCTAGTCAATTTTTCTTGGCGCCGCTCTGTGTCCCTGCGCTAATCCGAGCATGACCAGCCAAAGCCAAGGGGTCCAGCAGCTCCTCGCCGCTGAGAAGAAGGCCTCCGAGAGGGTCGCCGAAGCCCGAAAACGTAGGTCCGACCCCGACGCTCGGAGAGGACACTCACGTGAGGAGTTCGTCCGTCGGTTTGGTTTCTCACCTGCGGACAGCTCTGGCGCCCACGGCTTACTTTTTGTATTGCTCCACTCTGCCGTTCGTCACTGCGAAACCTTAACGTGCACACTGCAGCGCATTTTGCCGCCGTGAGCCCTGGCGGTAGGCAGCGACCGTCACCATCGTTCGTGGGATGTCGATATGTAACGATGTTGCCGAAGAAAATCTCAACCCCTTCCGTAGTTTAGTCGTGCAAAACGTAGCACTGTCTGCATTCGTGTATTCGCAGCACTCCAGCGGAATTCAGTGAACCATTTCGATGCtttcgcacttttttttctttttttggtgggCGTTCCCAGTCAGCagcgggagagaaaaaaaaaaattctgccgcTTCCTCGATATCTTCTCGAGCAGTTCAGGAGCTGTACGAAATGGCCGGATTTACGCCGTGCTTAATTTTGGTGACTATGAATGACAGTGTGTTCTTACTACGGCGGTTTCGCCCATCTCTAGCCCCCAGGAGTAAATGAACTCCGAAGCGCTTTCTTGAGCAGCTCTGAAATGAGCAGGCCTGGCGGGTAGTAGACTGCGATTCTAGCGCAGAGCGAGCCTATTGGCCCTAACTGTGGGCGATCATAGTTCCCAGGGAGAGAGGGTACCGGAGAGGAGGGCAGCCAGACGTTCATTTTCGGATAGGGTGGCACCGTTTCAGTGTTACAAGACTATCGCGAGGAAAAAGTACCATGTTAAGAATAAAAGTGTGGGTTGTTGTTAGTTGTGACgtcaaattgatttttttttttttgcagagaacTTTCCAGTGGAATGTACACTTTTTAGTGATTTTCTTGTGCAGAAATTTAGGTTGTCGTTTTGTGCCCGAAACTTGCAAGGCGTTCTCCTCTGCCTCTGAGTGTAAGTTTCTAGACACTTGTGACAGAGTTTTAAGTAAGGTGGTGCTTCTGCTTGGCCACGCTATCATTTGTACTAATTGTGGCGCAAAAAAGAGTTGGTGTGGTTACGGAACTTTAACTCACTATGCAGTGGGTTTCACAGTGTTGCGAGAGCCCCACCAGTGTTTCTTTCCTCAGAACCTGCTCCTGTGTACTTTGAACAAAAAACTCTTATGATATGTGACAGTTAACTTTGAACTATTACTTTAACTTTCTCATTCTACAAAATGGAGATAAATGGCAGTGAATGGGGCAATAAAGTGAACATAAAAGTTTCATGTAGTAAAGCCAATTACAGGAGAGTTGAAGTTATGCAGGGGTAAAGAATGCTTCAATGAAGGTGAATTTAAAGTCACCATTGTAAACGGCACATGCACCTAACACACATTTGCTTGCAGAATGAACAAATATGTGTAAATTGCTAGAGCTGTCAGAGTAAATCACATTTTGTTTTCATAACGGTATGTGCTGTGAGGAAAAGAAGTTTTATCAAGAAAACATCCTTTGACCCCAGATTACTCTGTGGAGAGCATCCATTGCACATTTTGTGCATCTTTCATGAGATTTGCTGCAGTAGCTCAGCGGCTATGGCATTTGGCTAATGAGCTCAACGTTGCAGAATTGAATCCTGGCCACTGCAGGTGCATTTTGATAGAGGTAAAATGCTAACAAGCCTGTGTGTCGGTGCATGCTAACgtactccaggtggtcaaaattaatccagagtcTTCAACTGTGGCATTTCTCACTCCACGCCCTACTTCAGGACATTAACCCCAACATATTCCTTTAGGTTCTTTAAATGGCCAAGTAAATTAAACTAGTATGTTATTTTAAAAACCTTTACAtccttcagaagaaaaaaacagacctatttaaccttgtgtttggtgcaCGGTAGCCCTAGCTCCTTGTGTGGCATAAAACCCAGCATAGTTTCCTTGTGTGGCGTAAAACCGAACAACTTTTTTCTCCGTGCCCGTACatcttttgcttctttttcttacAAGTTTTGTGTTCATGTTGTTGGTCGTTGACAGGATTCATTGCGCCCACTGAATTTTGGATACTTTGCAGGTAAGGCCAAACGACTGAAGCAAGCCAAGGATGAGGCTGAGGTGGAGATCGGCAAGTTCAAGGCCGAAAAGGAACGCCAGTTCAAGGAATACGAGGCCAGGGTATGTTTCAAACGTGTGCTTACCTGGGTGGCATACCAAGTTGATCCTTTTCGAAGCTGTGTGGTGTGCACACAAGTTTCAAATTAATGGTAGCAGCCTCGAAAGAAAAATGTGGGACTGTAAACACTTTTCATCAGTTCCACTTGAGGGCATTTGAGTACTGTGTGTACATGTCAAAATTGAGAAACATCAGGTGAAATACAGGCAGGGATAAGGATACACTGATTCAGAACTTTGTGTTCTGTGTAGTTCCTCAGCACTGTATGCATTCCAGGTAATGTTTCCTAATTTTAACGTGTACCAACTTACTTTGTTCCGATCGGTGCTTCAGCTGGGTGTACATATGTAAAAGATACAAAAAGGACAAAATTTTCCCATAAGCTTTTAAAGACCAAAGCAGTGACGCTCCATTAAACAACAGATGCACTCATGCAGTTATCGTCAGTGAGAACATGGCTACTGTTTGCAAATTGTggctgccatggtggctcagtggttatggtgctcggctgctgacccgaaaggtgtgggttcaatcccggctgcgccggtcgaatttcgatggaggcgaaattccagaggcccgtgtactgtgcgatgtcagtgcacattgaagaaccccaggtgttcgaaatttccggagccctttactatggcgtccctcatagcctcagtcgctttgggaagttaaacccccataaaccgtaaacctgTTTGCAAATTGTAGCCTATTCAGCACATTGGGAGAGGTTGCTGTGCTTCTTTTAAGGATCTAATCAGTTGGACATGTTGACTCAAATGCAATGCACATACAATTTTAATTGATTGTGGTAACAAATTAttctcaaaatttcttgccatTGATTGCCAAATGGCACACCAGGCACTGCATTATACGAAAAtgatgaattaaaaaaaattaaaatttgaaagaaaaagtttgcccTACTTGTGTGGCAAGTTGCATGCATTTCCTACTGAAGTTTGTGCTAATTTTTCCTTTCAAATATCCCCGAGGTGTTGTGCTGGCTTTGGACACTGAATACACTGATTTTCAAAATAACCTAGGTGTGGTTACCATTACTATTTTCACAGTACTATCATGTTTTGCTTTAGCACACACAAAAGGATCTCCTGTTGAAGAAATCCCTAAACACTTGTTTTGTTTAAGTCTCCTGTCTGTCCATGTTTGCTGCACTGTTGTGAATCATGAGTATATATGAACTCTCCTAACTTTCTTAACCCCTAAACCATCCCTCATAATTCTGACTTTGTTTTAGGGGTTGATTGTTGTCAGTGCGCTAAATGTTTAAAGGGCCTGTCCACTCTTGCAAAGCAGGCAGTACAGTGCTGAGTGCATGCCTTGCGTTCATATGTACGGTCCATTTTTTGGTTGTGTATATTTAAGATTTTGGAGAAGCAAAAACATGCATAATGTTATTTGAGAATTGAGTGGAAATCAAGTTTCATTGGAAACTTGGCCTTCATTCTGGTTTCTTttcttgggggggaggggggggggcttattTTTGTGATATAAGAAAAATAACTGAGCTTTCTGTTTGCCATGAGGCATGAAATTCTTGGATTACAGAAAGATGCAATAAAAGTTTGGTTACAGCAAAAGAGGGTTTATTAAGCCATGTTCTTCATAAACTGATATGTAACACTCGGAGAACGCTGCAAGAGTTAACCAGAAAAGTGGCTCAGTTACCTTGGatgttctttattttatttttcttaaaatTTATGCTCACATATTACACATAGTAATTGTTCGCATGCACCTGAACTATGAAAACTGTTTTTGAGCATTGCAGCTCCCTGTTCACGCATGCACAACagcttaaagggacccagaaagggggtctcaataaggCTGCGATAtgtttgggatgttaaaagacgacggttcataattatcccccagcaagaattgtttcaatgcgttttgtggaagctgggttatatgcagacaaaatttgaacttccgcgtcttcgcgcctttccctctcctctcgcacgccaaaacagcAACGCTCCTCAGCCGGCCTCGCTcactcggccccttccctacctacGCCAGCTGCGGCACGCGTGGAGTGGCTGcagccgcggtagcgcgtgatgtctgaaagaatttggcgctgtgaaccaatgataaccctcgGCTTCTGACGTcctttgcaagacgtgacgtcgtctgccaggttttcgtgtgaAAGCctggcaccgcgcgtcgccgcgagagcgggagtttttaaaaatgtattgtaaatttcccgttcgcttttgaggtctcgtacgcggcatggatgcTCGGTGGCCTGTTCtttacatagtgcaagcattttaaagtcAAGCTGAAACACccctttttgcggccctttaaAGGCAGCAATTAGGAACTTCATTTGATGCAACTTGTGTCCTGCACCTTCACCTGGAAGGTCTGAAAGGTGTTCAGGAGGCGAATAACAATTGTTGGATCACCAGGAGTTAACTAGAGGCCTTGCTTAAATGGTTCTAGAATTGCTGCCATTTTCTTCGTAGCCTAGTCCTGCTGTTTCCAGTGGCAATACAAATTTAAAGCAATAGAAATTTATAAACAGAGGTTTGCAGGTAAATACCGGTTTAGCATGGTATTTCTAAAGCTCACACGAGCTGCAAGAATACAGAGCAACAGGTTTTACTTGAATACGAAGGGCCTTACTCGTACTAAGCACTTAGTTGGTAGACCACCTCATAAGCGTGCTTTCAGCCTGTATTCGCATCATTCATGACTGAAGGGGCCACTACAGGAAACCCAGTATGGCTGCCATTGAGATGATTGATCAGCCTGTGGTATGCTGGCTACCTATTTGGATCCGTGTGTTTGCAATGCCTAGGATGTTAAAAACCCATCTTAAAGGGCAACTCTGGCATTTTTTTCTAGGTTTTTACTGCAACTTTCACAGTATGTTCTCTGCAATTTTTGGGTCCTTTGTGCCAAATTTTGCAGTGAGGTGATGTCTTCTTGCAGTGcaaatgaattttaaaattttccatttCACTGCCTCAGTCTGGGAGATTTCTGCAGGCAACCTTGAGTGTTCGACGTCACTGGACACAAGGCCGTTGATATTCTCTCTGCATTTGCTGAAGGACGAAATTCAGAGCTTGCTTTCTCTCTTGGGTTTCGAAACCCAATTTGGATTTGTTTCCTGGTTTTACTCTCtaaaaagacttttttttttttgatgactcTATTTATTGCCTTAGGGCATAAAAGGAGTTGGGagggtagaaagaaaaaaaaatggtgggtgTTAAATGAATGAAAGGAGGTGGGCCAATTTAATGAAGGTAAGGAGGGAGCGATGATGTGGCCCATCTATCCAAGCAATATATTAGGATGGGTTGTTCGGTGGGAGTCCCGCTGCTGCCTGGTGGTGaacagcgccgggcaaacccacaacaagcGGTGACTATCAGCTTCAGTATTTCGCGAGTTGCAGACAGGACTTCCTGGGCGGGGATGTAAGTGGCGAAAGCGAGGCTACGTCCGAGTGACTGCAGGAGTGAGGGCCACCCTGACCAAGATCCTCTGAAGCACAACCATCTTTGCACAAgaaagaccgcgggggagggttatcgctCATGGGGGAACGAAAGGACGTGTGCTgtgccggaggtgttcctttcttgtgagaaggaggATAGCATCATCCATACTGAGGAATTGATGCATTGATGTGAGTAGGGTTGCCAGGTGCGTTGCAGAATATGCAGAGCTTTGTGAACTCAGCAGGCCACGTGGGACCCACAATttgaatggcttgcgggatgcaaGCTGCCGGACtatgtatattctggcagatttctgggctgcgaGTGACTCATCCGAATAGACGTGTGGCTTGAATGGCGTTGGTGCACATCACGATGCGGGCAGTAGGAAGTAAGGTAACGGCAGCTACAGAGTGAAGTGTGTCTTGGATCgcaaccagctcagcacagaaaGAAGGAGGTTTCGCAAATTGAAACCTGGCCGCCTTATTAAGGgcaggcttgcagggacagtaaactgtAGTTGTTTTTCACAGCCCTGGTTGCTGGCATCTGCTTATATAATGGTTGAGCCGCTGGGTAAGTGGATATCTTCTTCCGCAATTCGCTTGCGAAGGGACAATGCCGCATGAGATGAAGTTGGTCGATGTAGATCAGTAGGTTTGTTGTTGCTTagctgcacaaagtcccatggaggGAGAACTGAGGGTGGCTGCAAAAGCATGGTGTGTGATGAGGCATAAGTCTGGAGTGCTCACAGTGAGTGCAAAACGGTGGCCTTAAGGCTGTGAgtatcacggcgctgctgcaccagctcatctgtGTGTTAAGCCGAGCCTTCTCTTGAAGTGCCATGATCTGTgtgatgcggggaaggcaagtgatggtTCACATAGGCTCTCGATTGATGGCTTCCAGAAGATCCCACTGAGCCctgtttaaaggtgcactaaagaggaatctgaactcgtctttttaccgtgggaactcttatctacacgttccgggcattcttagaaacttcgaatttttGTCCTATGTGGCTGATTGCCCTAATTAgattggattaaacgtcccggctcctgccttattttttaactcaacgcggtaggtaggagcagtcaaccaacgcgtcagccagtcccgttgtggcttgccgctctgccataggcggagtgatacgtaaatcagagtccatgtgtatttttatttctgcccgctttcggtctcttaacgttacacctatcatttttctttccatggctcgctgcgttgtccttaacttaagctgaactcttttcgttagcctccacgtttctgcctcgtaggtgaataccggtaagatacagctgttgtacacttttcttttgagggaaattggtaaattgccattcttgatctgggagaacctgccgtatgcgctccaccccatttctatccttctagttatttccttctcatgatgctgatcagctgtcactacccgcCCTAAGGAGAcgttaccacttccaggccctcgctgccacttgtaaactgttgttcccttgctaggctgttgaacattaccttggttttctgcatgttaatttttagacccatcgatctgctctgcctgtctaactcattgatcatgatttgcagttcacctcctgagtgactcagcaaggcaatgtcatcagcaaatcgcagattatttaggtattctccatttattcttattcccaactgttcccaattcaggcctcgaaatacctcctgtaaacatgcggtgaacagcattggcgagatcgtgtctccttgcctgacgcccttccttgttggaattttattgctgactttatggaggactatagtagctgtacagttgc is a window of Amblyomma americanum isolate KBUSLIRL-KWMA chromosome 4, ASM5285725v1, whole genome shotgun sequence DNA encoding:
- the Vha13 gene encoding V-type proton ATPase subunit Vha13 isoform X2, which produces MTSQSQGVQQLLAAEKKASERVAEARKRKAKRLKQAKDEAEVEIGKFKAEKERQFKEYEARHMGSKEDIAAKIEAETRQKMNEMNQLVAQHKKAVIEKLLSLVYDIDPQVHRNFRPAQ
- the Vha13 gene encoding V-type proton ATPase subunit Vha13 isoform X1, producing the protein MLRIKVWVVVSCDVKLIFFFLQRTFQWNVHFLVIFLCRNLGCRFVPETCKAFSSASECKAKRLKQAKDEAEVEIGKFKAEKERQFKEYEARHMGSKEDIAAKIEAETRQKMNEMNQLVAQHKKAVIEKLLSLVYDIDPQVHRNFRPAQ